Sequence from the Romeriopsis navalis LEGE 11480 genome:
TTTATCCCGTTGAGCTTTATCGCGGGCGTCTACGGCATGAACTTCGAAAATATGCCCGAGCTCAAACATCGCTTGGCCTATTTCATCTGTTGGGGTGTCATGATTGGCATTGCCGGGTCACTGATGCTGTTTTTCTGGCGCAAAGGCTGGTTTGAAAATTACTCCACGATCGTCAAGCGACGGGACTAAGCCAAACGCACAGGCCCACCACCAAATAATCCGCGCGGGGAAATTAAGCCGCGGCAGGCCGTGATGACGCTGGTTGGAAAACTTGCAGCCCCCCCGCAATTGCGGGCCCCGACCACACATGCTGATAAGTTTGCTGATTGACCGTAATCTGGGGGGGAGACGACAAGCCCATGACCACCACGGCACAGGGATGGAAGTCGCGAAATTCCAGTTGGTTCGCCCAGCGCGATGATTGATTATCCACATTCACATGCTGCATCTGAAATGGTTGAGGCAACACTTGATCTAACAGCTTCCACAACGGATATTCAAAGGAATTCGGCAACATGATCAAGCCAATCTCAAAGCACTGATTTTGAGCCACGAGGTTGGCCGCATCAGCGTAAGATTGCTCAAAAGCACTATCCTCTCGACCTTGGAAATACTGACTGAGACGTGGCGTGGAGAAGATATTCGGCACAGCGGCGATCGGGCGCATTTCATTGAGACCTAAATAGGGCAGCGACGCGGCCCATAGCACCACAATTAGCACATGGCAGAACTGGCGCTGCGTATATCGCGTCAGGCTCAGGGCAATCACGGGACAAGCCAGTAGAAAAACTGGCAAATGCAGCCGCCCATGCCAGATTTGCCACTTGACTAAGAAACAAAATAACAAAAATGCACTCGTGGTCATTACGGCATATTGCACCACCAATTTCTGGGACTTCCAACGACTGGCCATGAACAACAAGCCAAGTGCCGCCAAAAACAACCAGAAATGGAGCGGATTAGTGGTCCGATCCTCCGCCAACGGCAGCATATTTAACGCAAATTGCGCGGGTTGGTAAATATCGGCAACGCCATAAAAATTCAACCGTGGATCAAGCGGGCTAATTCCAATCCAATGATGAATTTGCGTGACTAACTGTAATACCCAGTCGGAATCAAACACCGGCACAGTGCAATGTAAGGCCACATTTTTAACCAGACCAGAGATAAAGCCCGGCAACGTATAGATGTCATTGGAGAGCTTATAGGGATCGGTCGAAATGAGCGACCCAAAGGTCATCCAGTTGCGGGCATAATGGCCCAAACTAATTAATCCAAATACCGGCCACGTCATCAATACGTACTTAATGATCCTGAAGCCATATCGCTGCCAATAAACGCCCAATAACCACAACACAAAAGGCA
This genomic interval carries:
- a CDS encoding glycosyltransferase family 39 protein is translated as MAVLLPGLALLLLLMLFRVRQRSLFKPSIGPAAAIALGDWRYAWITSMVAWGLLITAVTELLSLVHQIQYSSLVTVWLLINLGLGGWLITRWARVRRSLFSQSGRVIIDDTQKLLACAIITIAAVTLVIAWQSAPNNGDAMTYALPRIRHWIQYRAVMHYPVHYTLQLFSEPWAEYVLLQWQVLSHGDRWANLLQWGCMISSLIGVSLIAKQLGASQTGQWLTALLAATIPVGIMHSTTPRNTYVVAFWLICLVVYTLRIVTDRPNRSALFGATCSLGLAVLSKGTAYIYALPFVLWLLGVYWQRYGFRIIKYVLMTWPVFGLISLGHYARNWMTFGSLISTDPYKLSNDIYTLPGFISGLVKNVALHCTVPVFDSDWVLQLVTQIHHWIGISPLDPRLNFYGVADIYQPAQFALNMLPLAEDRTTNPLHFWLFLAALGLLFMASRWKSQKLVVQYAVMTTSAFLLFCFLVKWQIWHGRLHLPVFLLACPVIALSLTRYTQRQFCHVLIVVLWAASLPYLGLNEMRPIAAVPNIFSTPRLSQYFQGREDSAFEQSYADAANLVAQNQCFEIGLIMLPNSFEYPLWKLLDQVLPQPFQMQHVNVDNQSSRWANQLEFRDFHPCAVVVMGLSSPPQITVNQQTYQHVWSGPAIAGGLQVFQPASSRPAAA